The Manis javanica isolate MJ-LG chromosome 6, MJ_LKY, whole genome shotgun sequence genome contains a region encoding:
- the CEP57 gene encoding centrosomal protein of 57 kDa isoform X2, which translates to MNILAKPSGSNGSMVRHSSSPYVVYPPDKPFLNSDLRRSPNKPTLAYPESNSRAIFSALKNLQDKIRRLELERIQAEESVKTLSRETTEYKKVLDEQIQKRENSKHEESKHNQELASQLSAAENKCTLLEKQLEYMRKMVKHAEMERTSVLEKQVSLERERQHDQTHVQSQLEKLDLLEQEYNRLTTMQAAAEKKMEELEAKLHEEEQERKRMQAKAAQLQTGLETNRLILEEKATPCIPSARRIKKKKSKPPEKKGSRNCFAVQPHYRLCLGDMPFVAGKSTSPSHAVVANVQHVLHLMKQHSKALCNDRVVSSVPLAKQVSSRSGKSKKLSVTPRSSSSINEELSEVLQTLQDEFGQMSFDHQQLAKLIQESPTVELKDKLECELEALVGRMEAKANQITKVRKYQAQLEKQKRELRTTKKTVDEEGNSSSHPSGIARTSNKKDFAKPRPGEKSRKNLQLLKDMQTIQSSLQSNTLCWDY; encoded by the exons ATG aacatCTTAGCCAAACCATCAGGGTCTAACGGAAGTATGGTTCGCCATTCCTCATCTCCCTATGTAGTATATCCACCAGATAAGCCTTTCCTTAATAGTGACCTACGACGCTCCCCAAATAAGCCTACGCTCGCCTATCCGGAAAGCAACAGTAGAG CCATATTTTCTGCTTTGAAGAATCTTCAAGATAAGATTCGACGCTTAGAACTTGAAAGGATTCAGGCAGAAGAAAGTGTTAAAACCTTGTCTAGAGAAACAACTGAATATAAAAAAGTATTGGATGAACAGATACAAAAAAGGGAGAATTCAAAGCATGAGGAATCAAAGCACAATCAAG AACTGGCATCTCAGTTGTCAGCTGCAGAAAATAAATGTACTCTTTTAGAAAAACAGTTGGAGTACATGCGTAAGATGGTAAAGCATGCAGAAATGGAAAGGACATCTGTCTTAGAGAAACAG GTTTCCCTAGAAAGAGAACGGCAACATGATCAAACACATGTTCAGAGCCAACTTGAAAAACTGGATCTTCTTGAACAGGAGTATAACAGACTTACCACCATGCAGGCCGCAGCAGAG aaaaaaatggaagagttGGAAGCAAAACTCCATGAagaagaacaggaaagaaaacgTATGCAAGCTAAGGCAGCCCAG TTGCAGACGGGGCTAGAAACAAATAGACTTATCCTTGAAGAAAAGGCAACTCCATGTATTCCCAGTgcaagaagaattaaaaaaaagaagtcaaaaccACCAGAAAAG aaaggtTCTAGGAACTGTTTTGCCGTGCAGCCACATTATAGATTATGCTTGGGTGATATGCCTTTTGTAGCTGGAAAG TCCACCAGTCCCAGCCATGCCGTGGTAGCCAATGTGCAGCATGTCTTGCATCTCATGAAGCAACACAGTAAAGCCTTGTGCAACGATCGAGTAGTCAGTAGTGTTCCTTTGGCAAAGCAAGTATCTTCTCGAAGTGGTAAAAGTAAGAAGCTCTCAGTAACGCCTCGTTCCTCTAGCAGCATTAATGAAGAGCTGTCAGAAGTCTTACAGACTTTACAAGATGAATTTGGGCAGATGAGCTt TGACCACCAGCAGCTTGCAAAGCTTATCCAAGAATCCCCAACTGTTGAACTGAAAGACAAGCTAGAGTGTGAACTGGAGGCATTGGTGGGAAGGATGGAGGCAAAAGCCAATCAAATAACTAAAGTTCGAAAATATCAAGCCCAG TTGGAGAAGCAAAAGAGAGAATTAAGAACCACCAAAAAGACTGTTGATGAAGAAGGGAACAGCAGCAGCCATCCTTCTGGAATCGCAAGGACCTCGAATAAGAAAGACTTTGCCAAACCGAgacctggagaaaaaagcaggaaaaatctTCAGTTACTGAAGGACATGCAAACCATACAGAGTTCATTACAAAGCAATACTTTGTGTTGGGATTACTGA
- the CEP57 gene encoding centrosomal protein of 57 kDa isoform X1: MAAASVSATSGSQFSNILAKPSGSNGSMVRHSSSPYVVYPPDKPFLNSDLRRSPNKPTLAYPESNSRAIFSALKNLQDKIRRLELERIQAEESVKTLSRETTEYKKVLDEQIQKRENSKHEESKHNQELASQLSAAENKCTLLEKQLEYMRKMVKHAEMERTSVLEKQVSLERERQHDQTHVQSQLEKLDLLEQEYNRLTTMQAAAEKKMEELEAKLHEEEQERKRMQAKAAQLQTGLETNRLILEEKATPCIPSARRIKKKKSKPPEKKGSRNCFAVQPHYRLCLGDMPFVAGKSTSPSHAVVANVQHVLHLMKQHSKALCNDRVVSSVPLAKQVSSRSGKSKKLSVTPRSSSSINEELSEVLQTLQDEFGQMSFDHQQLAKLIQESPTVELKDKLECELEALVGRMEAKANQITKVRKYQAQLEKQKRELRTTKKTVDEEGNSSSHPSGIARTSNKKDFAKPRPGEKSRKNLQLLKDMQTIQSSLQSNTLCWDY, encoded by the exons aacatCTTAGCCAAACCATCAGGGTCTAACGGAAGTATGGTTCGCCATTCCTCATCTCCCTATGTAGTATATCCACCAGATAAGCCTTTCCTTAATAGTGACCTACGACGCTCCCCAAATAAGCCTACGCTCGCCTATCCGGAAAGCAACAGTAGAG CCATATTTTCTGCTTTGAAGAATCTTCAAGATAAGATTCGACGCTTAGAACTTGAAAGGATTCAGGCAGAAGAAAGTGTTAAAACCTTGTCTAGAGAAACAACTGAATATAAAAAAGTATTGGATGAACAGATACAAAAAAGGGAGAATTCAAAGCATGAGGAATCAAAGCACAATCAAG AACTGGCATCTCAGTTGTCAGCTGCAGAAAATAAATGTACTCTTTTAGAAAAACAGTTGGAGTACATGCGTAAGATGGTAAAGCATGCAGAAATGGAAAGGACATCTGTCTTAGAGAAACAG GTTTCCCTAGAAAGAGAACGGCAACATGATCAAACACATGTTCAGAGCCAACTTGAAAAACTGGATCTTCTTGAACAGGAGTATAACAGACTTACCACCATGCAGGCCGCAGCAGAG aaaaaaatggaagagttGGAAGCAAAACTCCATGAagaagaacaggaaagaaaacgTATGCAAGCTAAGGCAGCCCAG TTGCAGACGGGGCTAGAAACAAATAGACTTATCCTTGAAGAAAAGGCAACTCCATGTATTCCCAGTgcaagaagaattaaaaaaaagaagtcaaaaccACCAGAAAAG aaaggtTCTAGGAACTGTTTTGCCGTGCAGCCACATTATAGATTATGCTTGGGTGATATGCCTTTTGTAGCTGGAAAG TCCACCAGTCCCAGCCATGCCGTGGTAGCCAATGTGCAGCATGTCTTGCATCTCATGAAGCAACACAGTAAAGCCTTGTGCAACGATCGAGTAGTCAGTAGTGTTCCTTTGGCAAAGCAAGTATCTTCTCGAAGTGGTAAAAGTAAGAAGCTCTCAGTAACGCCTCGTTCCTCTAGCAGCATTAATGAAGAGCTGTCAGAAGTCTTACAGACTTTACAAGATGAATTTGGGCAGATGAGCTt TGACCACCAGCAGCTTGCAAAGCTTATCCAAGAATCCCCAACTGTTGAACTGAAAGACAAGCTAGAGTGTGAACTGGAGGCATTGGTGGGAAGGATGGAGGCAAAAGCCAATCAAATAACTAAAGTTCGAAAATATCAAGCCCAG TTGGAGAAGCAAAAGAGAGAATTAAGAACCACCAAAAAGACTGTTGATGAAGAAGGGAACAGCAGCAGCCATCCTTCTGGAATCGCAAGGACCTCGAATAAGAAAGACTTTGCCAAACCGAgacctggagaaaaaagcaggaaaaatctTCAGTTACTGAAGGACATGCAAACCATACAGAGTTCATTACAAAGCAATACTTTGTGTTGGGATTACTGA
- the CEP57 gene encoding centrosomal protein of 57 kDa isoform X4, whose product MVRHSSSPYVVYPPDKPFLNSDLRRSPNKPTLAYPESNSRAIFSALKNLQDKIRRLELERIQAEESVKTLSRETTEYKKVLDEQIQKRENSKHEESKHNQELASQLSAAENKCTLLEKQLEYMRKMVKHAEMERTSVLEKQVSLERERQHDQTHVQSQLEKLDLLEQEYNRLTTMQAAAEKKMEELEAKLHEEEQERKRMQAKAAQLQTGLETNRLILEEKATPCIPSARRIKKKKSKPPEKKGSRNCFAVQPHYRLCLGDMPFVAGKSTSPSHAVVANVQHVLHLMKQHSKALCNDRVVSSVPLAKQVSSRSGKSKKLSVTPRSSSSINEELSEVLQTLQDEFGQMSFDHQQLAKLIQESPTVELKDKLECELEALVGRMEAKANQITKVRKYQAQLEKQKRELRTTKKTVDEEGNSSSHPSGIARTSNKKDFAKPRPGEKSRKNLQLLKDMQTIQSSLQSNTLCWDY is encoded by the exons ATGGTTCGCCATTCCTCATCTCCCTATGTAGTATATCCACCAGATAAGCCTTTCCTTAATAGTGACCTACGACGCTCCCCAAATAAGCCTACGCTCGCCTATCCGGAAAGCAACAGTAGAG CCATATTTTCTGCTTTGAAGAATCTTCAAGATAAGATTCGACGCTTAGAACTTGAAAGGATTCAGGCAGAAGAAAGTGTTAAAACCTTGTCTAGAGAAACAACTGAATATAAAAAAGTATTGGATGAACAGATACAAAAAAGGGAGAATTCAAAGCATGAGGAATCAAAGCACAATCAAG AACTGGCATCTCAGTTGTCAGCTGCAGAAAATAAATGTACTCTTTTAGAAAAACAGTTGGAGTACATGCGTAAGATGGTAAAGCATGCAGAAATGGAAAGGACATCTGTCTTAGAGAAACAG GTTTCCCTAGAAAGAGAACGGCAACATGATCAAACACATGTTCAGAGCCAACTTGAAAAACTGGATCTTCTTGAACAGGAGTATAACAGACTTACCACCATGCAGGCCGCAGCAGAG aaaaaaatggaagagttGGAAGCAAAACTCCATGAagaagaacaggaaagaaaacgTATGCAAGCTAAGGCAGCCCAG TTGCAGACGGGGCTAGAAACAAATAGACTTATCCTTGAAGAAAAGGCAACTCCATGTATTCCCAGTgcaagaagaattaaaaaaaagaagtcaaaaccACCAGAAAAG aaaggtTCTAGGAACTGTTTTGCCGTGCAGCCACATTATAGATTATGCTTGGGTGATATGCCTTTTGTAGCTGGAAAG TCCACCAGTCCCAGCCATGCCGTGGTAGCCAATGTGCAGCATGTCTTGCATCTCATGAAGCAACACAGTAAAGCCTTGTGCAACGATCGAGTAGTCAGTAGTGTTCCTTTGGCAAAGCAAGTATCTTCTCGAAGTGGTAAAAGTAAGAAGCTCTCAGTAACGCCTCGTTCCTCTAGCAGCATTAATGAAGAGCTGTCAGAAGTCTTACAGACTTTACAAGATGAATTTGGGCAGATGAGCTt TGACCACCAGCAGCTTGCAAAGCTTATCCAAGAATCCCCAACTGTTGAACTGAAAGACAAGCTAGAGTGTGAACTGGAGGCATTGGTGGGAAGGATGGAGGCAAAAGCCAATCAAATAACTAAAGTTCGAAAATATCAAGCCCAG TTGGAGAAGCAAAAGAGAGAATTAAGAACCACCAAAAAGACTGTTGATGAAGAAGGGAACAGCAGCAGCCATCCTTCTGGAATCGCAAGGACCTCGAATAAGAAAGACTTTGCCAAACCGAgacctggagaaaaaagcaggaaaaatctTCAGTTACTGAAGGACATGCAAACCATACAGAGTTCATTACAAAGCAATACTTTGTGTTGGGATTACTGA
- the CEP57 gene encoding centrosomal protein of 57 kDa isoform X3 → MVRHSSSPYVVYPPDKPFLNSDLRRSPNKPTLAYPESNSRAIFSALKNLQDKIRRLELERIQAEESVKTLSRETTEYKKVLDEQIQKRENSKHEESKHNQELASQLSAAENKCTLLEKQLEYMRKMVKHAEMERTSVLEKQVSLERERQHDQTHVQSQLEKLDLLEQEYNRLTTMQAAAEKKMEELEAKLHEEEQERKRMQAKAAQLQTGLETNRLILEEKATPCIPSARRIKKKKSKPPEKKGSRNCFAVQPHYRLCLGDMPFVAGKSTSPSHAVVANVQHVLHLMKQHSKALCNDRVVSSVPLAKQVSSRSGKSKKLSVTPRSSSSINEELSEVLQTLQDEFGQMSFDHQQLAKLIQESPTVELKDKLECELEALVGRMEAKANQITKVRKYQAQGREKSLQGFHLERNMMVMAVGDHCATAERPAGPCKLIS, encoded by the exons ATGGTTCGCCATTCCTCATCTCCCTATGTAGTATATCCACCAGATAAGCCTTTCCTTAATAGTGACCTACGACGCTCCCCAAATAAGCCTACGCTCGCCTATCCGGAAAGCAACAGTAGAG CCATATTTTCTGCTTTGAAGAATCTTCAAGATAAGATTCGACGCTTAGAACTTGAAAGGATTCAGGCAGAAGAAAGTGTTAAAACCTTGTCTAGAGAAACAACTGAATATAAAAAAGTATTGGATGAACAGATACAAAAAAGGGAGAATTCAAAGCATGAGGAATCAAAGCACAATCAAG AACTGGCATCTCAGTTGTCAGCTGCAGAAAATAAATGTACTCTTTTAGAAAAACAGTTGGAGTACATGCGTAAGATGGTAAAGCATGCAGAAATGGAAAGGACATCTGTCTTAGAGAAACAG GTTTCCCTAGAAAGAGAACGGCAACATGATCAAACACATGTTCAGAGCCAACTTGAAAAACTGGATCTTCTTGAACAGGAGTATAACAGACTTACCACCATGCAGGCCGCAGCAGAG aaaaaaatggaagagttGGAAGCAAAACTCCATGAagaagaacaggaaagaaaacgTATGCAAGCTAAGGCAGCCCAG TTGCAGACGGGGCTAGAAACAAATAGACTTATCCTTGAAGAAAAGGCAACTCCATGTATTCCCAGTgcaagaagaattaaaaaaaagaagtcaaaaccACCAGAAAAG aaaggtTCTAGGAACTGTTTTGCCGTGCAGCCACATTATAGATTATGCTTGGGTGATATGCCTTTTGTAGCTGGAAAG TCCACCAGTCCCAGCCATGCCGTGGTAGCCAATGTGCAGCATGTCTTGCATCTCATGAAGCAACACAGTAAAGCCTTGTGCAACGATCGAGTAGTCAGTAGTGTTCCTTTGGCAAAGCAAGTATCTTCTCGAAGTGGTAAAAGTAAGAAGCTCTCAGTAACGCCTCGTTCCTCTAGCAGCATTAATGAAGAGCTGTCAGAAGTCTTACAGACTTTACAAGATGAATTTGGGCAGATGAGCTt TGACCACCAGCAGCTTGCAAAGCTTATCCAAGAATCCCCAACTGTTGAACTGAAAGACAAGCTAGAGTGTGAACTGGAGGCATTGGTGGGAAGGATGGAGGCAAAAGCCAATCAAATAACTAAAGTTCGAAAATATCAAGCCCAG GGTCGTGAGAAGTCACTGCAGGGTTTTCATCTGGAGAGAAACATGATGGTCATGGCTGTGGGAGATCACTGCGCCACTGCTGAGAGGCCAGCTGGGCCCTGTAAGCTTATTTCTTAG